The following proteins are encoded in a genomic region of Phaeodactylum tricornutum CCAP 1055/1 chromosome 1, whole genome shotgun sequence:
- a CDS encoding predicted protein — MSNGKPKTPTAALNDQAAEESEGPSTNSENETLTAFDVLGNGATNSESDGRNDRSAESKALKTEQKWEEHFKKLVAFKKRFGHCLVPNRYNDDFHLGSWVSTQRRYYKILLSGTSASTPMTAERAKRLTQLGFSWATKDPRHVPWDDRYQELVVFVREYGHTQVPIGWQKNTKLANWVSTQRQEFKLLHKGRSSRLTQDRIDKLNAIDFVWEAQRGGPRRGPKACTVGKVSEKANPVPGVGPRSNALISLSTKLEAESRGCTTQTMKLCDVGVGIQQVPYLGRGESRPAPAQPVVLGTLSVAQLLELQQAVEVAQRPWQVLAHGGFHQGQLPQPLLSSQTVSAQFGFQPIPKPYESQLMPNEPRNLQLPRTSSSNFPISALTQLHQSSSGMSLPPNIVNTSQVADQVLIQRLLLDQQQSEYSYHSDQ; from the exons ATGTCGAACGGAAAACCTAAAACGCCAACCGCGGCATTGAATGATCAAGCTGCTGAAGAAAGTGAGGGACCTTCTACAAATTCAGAAAACGAGACATTGACTGCGTTTGATGTGCTGGGAAACGGGGCGACTAACAGTGAAAGTGACGGGCGGAACGACAGATCTGCCGAAAGTAAAGCTTTGAAAACGGAACAAAAGTGGGAAGAACATTTTAAAAAACTGGTGGCTTTCAAGAAACGGTTCGGACACTGCCTTGTCCCCAATCGTTACAACGACGACTTTCATCTTGGTAGTTGGG TTTCCACACAGCGCCGTTATTATAAGATCTTATTATCTGGAACCAGTGCATCTACGCCAATGACTGCGGAAAGAGCTAAAAGGCTGACGCAGTTGGGATTTTCTTGGGCAACAAAGGATCCACGCCATGTACCGTGGGACGATCGGTACCAGGAACTCGTGGTTTTTGTC AGAGAATACGGCCATACACAGGTTCCCATTGGTTGGCAAAAGAACACAAAGCTGGCAAACTGGGTTTCCACACAG AGACAAGAGTTCAAGCTGTTGCACAAAGGACGTTCCTCAAGATTGACCCAAGATCGCATTGACAAACTGAATGCAATAGACTTTGTCTGGGAAGCTCAGCGAGGGGGTCCGCGCCGAGGTCCAAAGGCTTGTACGGTCGGGAAGGTATCAGAAAAAGCAAATCCGGTTCCGGGTGTGGGGCCACGTTCAAATGCGTTAATTAGTCTCTCTACAAAATTAGAAGCAGAATCGAGAGGGTGCACTACACAGACAATGAAGTTGTGTGATGTTGGGGTAGGTATTCAACAGGTACCATATCTGGGTCGCGGTGAATCCAGGCCGGCTCCAGCGCAGCCGGTAGTGCTCGGAACGTTGTCTGTTGCCCAGTTGTTGGAGCTGCAACAAGCGGTAGAAGTAGCACAAAGACCGTGGCAGGTTCTAGCACATGGAGGATTTCACCAAGGGCAGCTCCCACAACCGCTGCTGTCTTCGCAAACTGTCAGTGCGCAGTTTGGATTCCAGCCAATTCCGAAACCCTACGAGAGTCAACTCATGCCTAATGAACCACGGAATTTGCAGCTACCTCGTACATCCAGCAGCAACTTTCCGATTTCTGCTTTGACGCAACTGCATCAGTCATCCAGCGGAATGAGTTTACCACCTAACATTGTCAACACGAGCCAGGTGGCGGACCAAGTTTTGATTCAGAGACTTTTGCTCGATCAGCAGCAGTCAGAGTACTCCTACCATTCCGATCAATGA
- a CDS encoding predicted protein: MDEVQYSDVLQRLKEGSQKRDPRSVRLAAVTSALVEVVEGDDVTAAKVYARTVTALEGILFSETTSLTESLATQVALLELLATTLPFVTPTAIVSASLTLTSRVLRGVITASQSVSIEGSTMETKDELGGANAALRWTCKAATEVLKRLDGRQKNVDEKVIQQLLLGTLITCMEDRRPKVRKAAQNGVIEVLVMEEPHRCHSAVRKAVSSYAHAEIKKTTESKQNDSLGDLLHLLGFLDRAIPYLAYQKLGSDIMELATALFQVEESTSSMDFVSVKVGQATPKVLVISSSLSVISSLLENTDPERKDVLDGFAPRVLASLIQAKPSLIFRRGYAEFEILQKGRTVFGQALLSACRRVLSSKMDLGAKLLPLSVQMILSIATPNDDESEKNSTVAETLLVELTQLFRESLTSFIQSGAPGLDKCLNDCLHSMQQVISPSFLPSTSISLNCLAVLVQQLWQSPQVPEIIEGLIQCRKESAGDSSSQQAIDDAFSSIVQGVGIEVFWDWIQWNPDSAKTAAGGIRLDRAFILPTMKVAANTADAGGQKLAFFQSRILGLARECDKLAASSKEVKFHQARVVDLWSLLPCFCRRAVDIVASLPALTSVLKKALEDRHYPQLVLFISAGLVSLVSSDGGGISTTQSEILSEAAVELLPVMFKIVALNDKPPTEDLKTQMKMTASEVSERSHQTQSLCEAIAALSRCAPTPFLHGLFKKLMQRLLEEAQSGISDSSKVCAFLCLCQSLVSSRVLDENSISFLYRALKPMIRNDEQDARIQKRAYKVLAEMCECHHSFFFDITRLQETIELLTGTMGTSQIAARHMRLKCMNIIIDGFDDTHSEHVDELMHVLAEILLCLKDPNAKTREAGYQLLLSIAMRKDMAGFLQTVTAALGAETPHMRSAAVMALSRLVFEFGWEDESLHILLPSLLRTVLVLVNENSREVIKSTIGFIRISVAAIPAEQLEPVLPELLGGLLHYHKAKSRFRSKIKIILKKLIKLFGYDALTPYVPETETRLLTHMRKLEERQARRKAEAKAEGRNMDQFDEMFDSDEEDSDDGRTWMSGATGFTKLTARNGGKLRSVARSSDSKMSKATMASRATSTSASKLESSTRLPDETDGDVVDMLDSKFAKRVKFNDQSANSDSDGAMEFDDDGRLIVRDEGAVVALESIDEGRAEQQQKFIGNKRQRLGKLDGVKTKESDVKSKKSGKRGRELGSQYKSKKAGGDVRKKDQKFEPYAFVPLDGKSYSKKNRRGAVEQMSSVVRQGGKRKR; this comes from the exons ATGGACGAGGTACAATATAGCGACGTCTTGCAGCGTCTCAAGGAAGGCTCGCAAAAACGCGATCCACGTTCCGTTCGGTTGGCTGCCGTCACGTCCGCCCTCGTCGAAGTCGTTGAGGGGGACGATGTCACGGCTGCCAAGGTCTACGCACGTACCGTTACTGCGCTGGAAGGGATTTTGTTTTCGGAAACAACgtccttgacggaatcgcTGGCTACCCAGGTGGCCTTGCTGGAACTACTCGCCACAACTTTGCCCTTTGTCACTCCGACAGCGATTGTATCGGCCTCGTTGACCTTGACTTCGCGGGTTTTGCGGGGTGTCATTACTGCGAGTCAGTCAGTCTCGATTGAGGGATCAACGATGGAGACTAAGGATGAATTGGGTGGAGCAAACGCAGCCCTGCGGTGGACGTGCAAGGCTGCCACGGAAGTATTGAAGCGCTTGGATGGACGTCAGAAGaacgttgacgaaaaagtcaTTCAGCAACTGTTACTCGGGACACTCATCACCTGTATGGAAGACCGACGACCCAAAGTACGCAAGGCGGCGCAGAATGGCGTTATTGAAGTGTTAGTAATGGAAGAACCGCATCGATGTCATTCGGCCGTTCGCAAGGCAGTTTCGAGTTACGCACACGCCGAAATCAAAAAGACAACCGAGAGCAAGCAGAATGATTCGCTGGGTGATCTATTGCACCTACTAGGGTTTCTGGACCGTGCAATTCCATATTTGGCTTATCAAAAGCTGGGTTCTGACATTATGGAGCTTGCTACGGCTTTGTTTCAGGTGGAGGAGTCCACGTCATCAATGGATTTTGTGTCAGTCAAAGTAGGACAAGCCACACCCAAGGTTCTGGTTATCAGCTCCTCATTGTCTGTCATTTCGTCGCTTTTGGAAAACACAGATCCAGAAAGAAAGGACGTATTGGATGGCTTCGCCCCTCGCGTACTCGCTAGTCTCATTCAAGCCAAGCCGTCGTTAATCTTTCGGCGAGGTTACGCCGAGTTTGAGATTCTTCAAAAAGGACGGACAGTGTTTGGTCAGGCGCTTCTCTCTGCCTGCCGGCGCGTTTTATCGAGCAAAATGGATCTCGGAGCGAAGTTGTTGCCACTATCGGTCCAAATGATTCTGTCAATTGCGACCccgaacgacgacgagtcaGAGAAGAATTCCACCGTCGCCGAGACACTTCTTGTGGAATTAACTCAACTCTTTCGAGAGTCTTTGACTAGTTTTATTCAATCAGGCGCTCCCGGCCTGGACAAGTGTCTCAACGACTGCTTACACAGTATGCAACAAGTGATTTCACCAAGTTTTCTACCAAGTACATCGATTTCGCTGAACTGCTTGGCTGTTCTTGTTCAacagctttggcaaagtccaCAAGTACCAGAGATTATCGAAGGGCTCATCCAATGCCGGAAGGAAAGTGCAGGGGACTCATCATCACAACAAGCAATCGACGATGCCTTTTCCTCGATTGTTCAAGGTGTCGGTATCGAAGTATTTTGGGATTGGATACAGTGGAATCCGGATTCAGCTAAGACTGCTGCTGGAG GTATTCGACTGGACCGGGCCTTTATTCTACCTACAATGAAGGTTGCCGCTAATACGGCTGATGCGGGCGGACAAAAGCTCGCTTTCTTTCAAAGCAGAATACTTGGATTGGCCCGAGAATGTGACAAACTGGCGGCTAGCAGCAAGGAAGTAAAGTTCCACCAAGCTAGAGTTGTTGATCTGTGGTCATTATTGCCGTGCTTCTGTAGACGCGCCGTCGATATTGTAGCCTCGTTGCCTGCTTTGACTTCTGTCCTCAAGAAAGCTTTGGAAGATAGACACTATCCTCAACTCGTG CTTTTTATTAGTGCAGGCCTCGTTTCTCTTGTTTCGTCTGACGGAGGCGGTATATCTACGACACAATCGGAAATCTTGAGTGAAGCGGCAGTCGAACTTTTACCTGTGATGTTCAAAATTGTAGCTTTAAACGACAAGCCTCCGACAGAGGATTTGAAAACTCAGATGAAGATGACAGCGAGTGAAGTTTCAGAGCGTAGCCATCAGACTCAATCGCTTTGTGAAGCGATTGCGGCTCTCTCCCGCTGTGCACCAACACCATTCTTACATGGTTTGTTCAAAAAACTTATGCAACGTCTTCTAGAGGAAGCGCAATCTGGCATTAGCGATAGCAGCAAAGTTTGTGCTTTCCTCTGCCTCTGCCAGTCTCTCGTTTCATCTCGGGTGCTAGACGAGAATAGCATTTCGTTTTTGTATCGCGCTCTGAAGCCTATGATTCGAAACGATGAACAGGATGCGCGCATTCAGAAACGAGCCTACAAAGTCCTTGCTGAAATGTGCGAATGCCACCATTCGTTTTTTTTCGATATCACACGACTGCAAGAGACTATTGAGCTTCTCACAGGCACTATGGGTACATCTCAAATTGCTGCTCGACACATGAGACTTAAATGCATGAACATCATCATTGATGGGTTTGACGATACACACTCGGAGCATGTT GACGAATTGATGCATGTTTTGGCTGAGATCTTACTATGCTTAAAAGATCCTAACGCGAAAACTAGAGAAGCAGGATATCAGTTGCTTTTGTCCATTGCCATGCGAAAAGATATGGCTGGTTTCCTGCAGACAGTCACGGCCGCGCTTGGCGCCGAGACGCCTCATATGAGATCGGCTGCAGTGATGGCATTGTCTCGActtgtttttgaatttggCTGGGAAGACGAAAGTCTTCACATTCTACTTCCATCTCTTTTGCGGACGGTCCTTGTACTGGTCAACGAGAATTCGAGAGAAGTTATCAAAAGTACTATTGGATTTATTCGCATCAGCGTTGCTGCTATCCCGGCAGAGCAGCTGGAGCCGGTCCTTCCCGAGCTTCTTGGAGGCTTACTACATTATCACAAAGCTAAAAGCCGATTCCGCTCCAAAATTAAGATCATTCTGAAAAAACTCATCAAACTCTTTGGGTACGACGCCTTGACTCCCTACGTTCCCGAGACTGAAACACGCCTTCTCACGCATATGAGAAAGCTTGAAGAACGGCAAGCGAGACGAAAAGCTGAAGCGAAGGCTGAAGGTCGCAATATGGATCAATTTGACGAGATGTTtgattccgacgaagaggacTCTGATGATGGACGTACTTGGATGTCTGGTGCTACCGGCTTTACGAAGCTCACAGCTCGCAATGGAGGTAAGCTCCGTTCTGTGGCGAGGAGTAGTGATAGCAAGATGAGCAAGGCAACGATGGCTTCTCGTGCGACGAGCACTTCAGCGAGCAAGCTAGAATCCAGCACCCGTCTGCCTGACGAAACTGACGGAGACGTTGTCGATATGCTCGATTCCAAATTCGCCAAGCGAGTTAAGTTTAATGACCAGAGTGCGAACAGTGACTCGGATGGAGCAATGGAGTTTGACGATGATGGTAGGCTTATTGTACGAGATGAGGGGGCAGTAGTGGCTTTGGAGTCGATCGATGAAGGAAGAGCGGAACAACAACAGAAGTTCATCGGGAACAAGAGGCAAAGATTGGGCAAGCTTGATGGCGTCAAGACGAAAGAAAGTGATGTTAAAAGTAAGAAAAGCGGGAAGCGGGGCAGAGAATTGGGGTCCCAGTATAAATCGAAGAAAGCTGGCGGCGACGTCAGAAAAAAGGACCAAAAGTTTGAGCCATACGCGTTTGTGCCGCTGGATGGCAAGTCGTATTCGAAGAAGAATCGTCGTGGAGCGGTGGAGCAGATGTCATCAGTTGTCCGGCAAGGagggaaaagaaaaaggtga
- the BGER1 gene encoding beta-glucan elicitor receptor (beta-glucan binding protein; homology to endo-1,3-beta-glucanases; located at cell surface), translating to MAPPNYGSASPSTSSATKAETMDFQPSPSSTERPSTENLDDSNIKETEQRRLIQHQESSYEIQLQSFQRTEKGETYTEPTKNQIRNLTCWLASLLFLVAGLVWLTVVARSHSTSASPSSSSNDAHADVPSTRVPLSTLHPVKDLGLFDFQRPESSRPSSGLMSSTGDSDNSQKSIPTNSWYQSFLMLDDEPTDLHRAYTIPYVIDAVGPIAGLRAHPNHILASSTVVQLNVVEQYGLTIGASIDATQQVDDEPTRRYKVGKMSNLGVTLHWTHFPMSSPIVRGMPYTTMRYEKIEKTNKAGHMLYPTIASDIPPKGDLKVDGDGMLSCGTSTKPIKVEREIEILFEQSDFSWLVFVSEPAFVQCVTEDNGKMQLQVVGRVKPQSEGHDMSRPFYIRAAIYQVCTTGRDPIYCHQKQMHPTALHIGQGEYGDLLRKNGHLFPGEDTSFDYEVGPSKEVAVMKFNWDCQDMTNGTYQWNGNGTEPDLMVFALPHHWDMMHDVVNSPGDSIYCAHSIIGPACLVAGGNWALVEALPNITLRANRRPAPWSIELLANSLEKDILYTLPHFFQRGAGDTYFSGKMLAKLGRILLINEELSEMCKSIASNKQKLTFDDAYTLEQYSDACEGASFPTEDVTSNAISSLRSSVEIWINGTAETPFVFDSSWGGVVSCGCLFDGKVCKNEFPDCPSFSDPGLNFGNAFYNDMHFHYGYHIYAAAVVAHFDSEWGSEFFERVLLLVRSIANPTDDDGAFPKCRHKDWYQGHSWASGIVNPPFRNGRNQESSSEAIAAYESVALFGTVMANIFRTDSSTEQLRSALEVENIGRLLTATEIRSTNRYWHVSLDDKVKIFPSEFTARVVGILWQAMAQFQTWFGSKPFLVYGIQLLPLTPISDYRDSIKWMKSIYYPLAQSCDSDSDCEKSGWSILELAVLATVGHQNLATERALKVPSTVFESAGGNGHSLTNTLWFIATREQLTEPLPLKEGQTAPDTENDNLPVEFDLVDCYKPESCTEYVLDTIVDSYTCRQRIQWLMNNLGKSQKDACVQVASLEYYDVCGKCNPYAETKPKEDSGSESSICPPCSLEECSSDLNRCPTYEHTYVCSAGMNRGGCLSYNWDLESGECNACCELTNCLSVKPVVLEMKDKVNEKSDDRCPSCSAEVCRNSKIQCPSDFSAPYVCSEGESFGGCSPRPWSLENKQCKKCCKLFPACDE from the exons ATGGCGCCTCCAAACTACGGAAGTGCTTCGCCATCCACATCCTCGGCCACGAAAGCTGAAACGATGGACTTTCAGCCTTCGCCGAGTTCCACCGAACGTCCTTCTACAGAAAACCTTGACGATTCCAACATAAAGGAGACGGAACAGCGCCGCCTCATCCAGCATCAGGAATCTTCCTACGAGATCCAATTGCAAAGCTTCCAGCGCACTGAAAAGGGAGAAACTTACACCGAACCCACAAAGAATCAGATCCGGAACCTCACCTGTTGGTTGGCATCtctcctcttcctcgtgGCCGGACTTGTGTGGTTGACGGTGGTTGCAAGGTCGCATTCAACATCCGCGTCGCCGTCCTCTTCCAGCAACGATGCACATGCAGATGTTCCTTCAACACGTGTCCCTCTCTCGACCTTGCATCCGGTGAAGGATCTAGGACTTTTTGATTTTCAAAGACCTGAAAGCTCTCGTCCTTCAAGTGGACTCATGAGTAGTACTGGAGATAGTGACAACTCCCAAAAGTCGATTCCAACCAATTCTTGGTACCAAAGTTTTCTCATGCTCGACGATGAACCTACGGACCTGCATCGTGCGTATACAATTCCGTATGTGATCGACGCGGTTGGTCCGATTGCTGGACTTCGAGCTCATCCGAACCATATTCTTGCGTCGTCGACGGTTGTGCAGCTGAACGTTGTCGAGCAGTACGGTCTCACAATCGGTGCCTCCATTGACGCCACACAACAGGTTGACGACGAGCCCACACGTCGTTACAAGGTCGGGAAAATGTCAAACCTTGGTGTCACGCTACACTGG ACCCACTTTCCAATGTCTTCACCGATCGTTCGGGGTATGCCATATACAACGATGCGGTACGAAAAAATCGAGAAGACAAACAAAGCCGGCCATATGTTATATCCAACTATCGCGTCCGATATTCCACCAAAGGGTGACTTGAAGGTCGATGGCGATGGAATGCTTTCTTGTGGAACCTCGACGAAGCCTATCAAGGTCGAGCGCGAAATCGAGATTCTCTTTGAGCAGAGTGACTTCAGTTGGCTTGTCTTTGTCTCAGAGCCGGCATTTGTGCAATGCGTGACCGAGGATAACGGCAAAATGCAGCTGCAAGTGGTTGGTAGGGTGAAACCCCAAAGTGAGGGCCACGACATGTCCCGGCCGTTTTACATTCGTGCCGCGATCTACCAAGTATGTACAACAGGCCGCGATCCGATATATTGTCATCAGAAACAAATGCATCCTACAGCTCTGCACATTGGACAAGGAGAGTATGGGGATCTGCTGCGAAAGAACGGGCACTTGTTCCCTGGTGAAGACACTTCATTTGACTACGAAGTCGGACCAAGTAAAGAAGTCGCAGTTATGAAGTTCAATTGGGATTGTCAAGACATGACGAATGGTACTTATCAGTGGAACGGAAATGGCACGGAACCAGACCTCATGGTTTTCGCTCTTCCTCATCATTGGGACATGATGCACGATGTCGTGAATTCTCCAGGTGATTCTATTTACTGTGCGCATTCTATCATTGGCCCAGCATGTCTTGTTGCCGGGGGAAACTGGGCCCTAGTCGAGGCTCTACCAAATATAACTTTACGAGCTAACCGACGACCTGCTCCCTGGTCGATTGAGCTTCTCGCGAACAGCCTTGAGAAAGATATCCTGTATACTTTACCTCATTTCTTCCAGCGCGGAGCAGGAGATACCTATTTCTCCGGCAAGATGCTCGCTAAGCTTGGTAGGATCCTTTTGATAAATGAAGAACTTTCGGAAATGTGCAAGTCTATTGCGAGTAACAAGCAGAAATTAACCTTCGATGACGCTTACACACTTGAACAGTACTCTGATGCATGTGAAGGAGCCTCATTTCCTACGGAGGATGTTACGTCTAACGCGATATCGTCCTTGCGAAGTTCGGTTGAGATATGGATCAATGGTACAGCAGAAACTCCATTTGTTTTTGACAGTTCTT GGGGCGGTGTTGTGAGTTGCGGGTGCTTGTTCGATGGTAAAGTATGCAAGAACGAGTTTCCTGACTGCCCATCTTTCTCTGATCCCGGTTTGAATTTCGGAAACG CATTCTACAATGACATGCACTTTCACTATG GCTATCATATTTATGCTGCCGCTGTCGTGGCCCATTTCGATTCGGAGTGGGGAAG TGAGTTTTTTGAACGGGTTCTGCTCCTAGTCCGCAGTATTGCAAACCCCACAGACGATGACGGCGCATTTCCGAAATGCAGGCATAAGGACTGGTATCAGGGGCATTCTTGGGCGAGTGGTATCGTTAACCCTCCTTTtcgaaatggaagaaatcaagaGTCTTCGAGCGAAGCTATTGCTGCCTATGAATCAGTCGCCTTGTTTGGAACCGTAATG GCCAATATTTTCAGAACTGACTCATCAACTGAGCAGCTGCGTTCTGCGCTGGAAGTAGAAAATATTGGACGCCTACTTACGGCGACTGAAATTCGTTCAACAAACCGATACTGGCACGTGTCTTTGGATGATAAGGTCAAAATTTTTCCGTCTGAGTTCACGGCTCGCGTTGTCGGAATACTTTGGCAGGCTATGGCACAGTTCCAGACCTGGTTCGGTAGCAAACCCTTCCTCGTTTATGGCATTCAGCTTCTACCGTTGACTCCCATATCTGATTATCGTGATAGTATTAAATGGATGAAATCAATTTACTATCCTTTGGCCCAGAGCTGCGATTCTGATTCTGACTGCGAAAAATCGGGCTGGTCCATCCTGGAGCTGGCCGTACTGGCAACTGTTGGTCACCAGAATCTTGCTACTGAACGAGCGTTGAAAGTTCCCTCGACAGTTTTCGAAAGCGCTGGAGGAAATGGTCATTCTCTGACAAACACACTGTGGTTTATTGCAACTCGAGAGCAGCTCACAGAGCCTCTTCCACTGAAGGAGGGACAGACTGCGCCGGATACCGAAAATGACAATCTTCCTGTCGAGTTTGACTTGGTTGATTGTTACAAACCGGAAAGCTGTACGGAGTACGTTTTAGATACGATCGTCGATAGCTACACTTGTCGTCAGCGTATCCAATGGCTTATGAATAATCTCGGGAAGTCACAGAAAGACGCATGCGTTCAAGTCGCGTCTCTCGAGTATTATGACGTTTGCGGAAAATGCAATCCTTACGCTGAGACTAAACCCAAAGAGGATTCTGGCTCAGAAAGCTCTATTTGCCCACCTTGCTCTCTGGAAGAGTGCAGCAGTGATCTGAATCGATGTCCAACATACGAGCACACTTATGTCTGCTCAGCAGGTATGAATCGCGGCGGCTGTTTGAGTTATAATTGGGATCTCGAGAGTGGCGAATGCAATGCTTGCTGCGAGCTAACGAATTGCCTATCCGTGAAACCTGTCGTGCTCGAGATGAAAGACAAGGTCAATGAAAAAAGCGACGATCGCTGCCCCTCCTGTTCCGCTGAAGTATGTCGCAATTCAAAGATCCAGTGCCCTTCGGACTTTTCGGCGCCATATGTCTGTTCTGAGGGCGAAAGTTTCGGTGGATGCTCGCCTAGACCTTGGTCGCTTGAGAATAAGCAATGCAAGAAATGTTGCAAGCTGTTCCCTGCCTGCGATGAGTAA
- a CDS encoding predicted protein has protein sequence MMPGTQNVPNVPCEVGKTDPCEMISSRVDASNGVFPTNPLSEESEESLRIDGNSTLGEPMPPSNADSNVEDDDDLEYDSDHGLTTGNSILKWEENFHKLAAFKEKHGHCLVPNRYPEDPQLGSWVSTQRRQYKIMRSSNTDSTAMTEERAKRLEGIDFQWSTKDPRHVPWDARYEELVAFVKKYGHSQVPIGWEKNIKLSNWVSTQRQEYKLLKKGRSSRLTDNRIDQLNKVSFVWEAQRGGPRRKRKASVSVPEKPNPVAGVGPVSNFAATRGGLAQAPMGNGGSLANMMVNSQRVAFAQPGFNNSNPVDLAAWSMAQMVGLQRLTEIQNAMFNPWQALAFGGFQFNQRQLNAAMSPANTTRGLASMFPIASPMPSASGGGGSGGATQFSAFPMSSTVSAWPLQASVISPAVPPPSATTTLPINPSPADQQQQTDFVMEKGTALSARTAVAAPTNHPPSSATTLLSDPSAAELRRQVDILLAQGGVLNDRTTTLAEQQ, from the exons ATGATGCCAGGAACGCAGAATGTTCCCAACGTCCCCTGTGAAGTCGGAAAGACCGATCCATGCGAGATGATTTCGAGTAGAGTCGACGCCAGCAACGGAGTCTTCCCCACCAATCCACTAAGCGAAGAGTCGGAAGAGTCTCTCAGAATCGACGGCAATTCCACGCTGGGAGAACCAATGCCACCGAGCAACGCGGACTCCAACGTtgaggatgatgacgacCTAGAATACGATTCTGATCACGGGCTGACTACCGGAAACTCAATCCTAAAGTGGGAAGAAAACTTCCATAAGCTTGCAGCCTTTAAGGAGAAGCATGGACATTGTTTAGTGCCGAATCGATACCCCGAGGATCCGCAACTTGGAAGTTGGG TGTCGACCCAACGGAGGCAGTATAAGATTATGAGGAGCAGTAACACAGACTCGACCGCAATGACGGAAGAACGGGCCAAACGCCTGGAAGGAATTGACTTTCAATGGTCGACCAAAGATCCGAGGCACGTACCGTGGGATGCACGCTACGAGGAGCTCGTTGCATTTGTG AAAAAGTACGGGCATTCGCAAGTGCCAATCGGGTGGGAAAAGAACATAAAATTGTCAAATTGGGTATCCACTCAG AGGCAAGAATACaaacttttgaaaaagggGCGCTCTTCCCGTCTAACCGACAATCGTATCGACCAGTTGAACAAAGTCAGTTTTGTCTGGGAAGCGCAGCGTGGTGGGCCGCGAAGGAAGCGAAAAGCTTCTGTGTCCGTTCCAGAAAAGCCCAATCCAGTGGCGGGAGTCGGTCCTGTTTCGAATTTCGCTGCCACTAGAGGGGGACTGGCACAGGCACCAATGGGGAATGGTGGAAGTCTCGCGAACATGATGGTAAACAGCCAGCGCGTAGCTTTCGCGCAGCCGGGGTTCAATAATTCTAATCCTGTTGATCTAGCAGCCTGGTCAATGGCACAAATGGTGGGATTACAAAGGTTAACCGAGATCCAGAACGCCATGTTCAATCCCTGGCAAGCATTGGCGTTCGGTGGGTTTCAATTCAACCAACGGCAGCTAAATGCTGCCATGTCCCCTGCAAACACGACCAGAGGTTTGGCTTCTATGTTTCCAATCGCGTCGCCGATGCCCTCGGCTAGTGGAGGTGGTGGAAGTGGCGGCGCCACACAATTCTCCGCTTTTCCAATGAGTAGTACGGTGTCTGCTTGGCCATTGCAGGCTTCCGTAATTTCTCCTGCTGtcccgccgccgtcggcTACGACGACGCTACCCATCAACCCATCGCCAGCcgatcagcagcaacaaaccGATTTTGTGATGGAAAAAGGAACGGCGTTGAGTGCCAGGACCGCTGTCGCTGCTCCTACAAACCATCCGCCTTCGTCTGCGACAACGCTTCTCAGTGATCCATCGGCGGCCGAATTGCGTCGACAAGTTGATATTTTGTTGGCCCAAGGAGGGGTGTTGAACGACAGAACTACTACGCTTGCAGAACAACAATAA